The Winogradskyella schleiferi genome has a window encoding:
- a CDS encoding RagB/SusD family nutrient uptake outer membrane protein → MKNNKTFLIWLLAIAFLTACSEDVLDYKPEGLLSQDDVSTNENLEGLVIAAYAGIANDEMVGPITNQWVYGSVRADDAYKGGGGIGDVDVIHRYEMYNLTIPDYGDWMTPKTWVNHYKAISRANFALELINETSEADFTTKTLRQAELRFLRAHSHFMLKLLFKKVPYIVETMTAEEKANATNDMTNDELWNMIAEDFLFAYNNLPQVQDEVGRADKNAAAAYLAKLRLYQAYEQNDTHQVTSINPARLQEVIDYADDVTGALEPDFGNNFLDGFDNGPESIWAAQFSINDGTLVSRVSFVTGLNSPHGSVLYGCCGFHLASQNMVNAFKTDTNGLPLLDTFNDTDIFDSVDGNGQTSLAGGVTLDPRIDHTVGIPGRPFKYRNMVNNAGDMIYNFSWARDPGVYGYFGNMKEQQAPDCSCYVKEGPFIGTSKNVDFIRYADVLLWKAEAMIQLNQVSQGIAIINQIRDRAANSTNRPINAGATDVYGIGTYPLTLSSEEALKALKFERRLEFAMEGARFFDLVRWGEAAEVLNGYVDVEKTKRDFLANAQFTAGRDEYYPIPQREIDITGGIYIQNPGY, encoded by the coding sequence ATGAAAAACAATAAAACATTTTTAATTTGGCTGTTAGCGATAGCTTTTCTGACGGCTTGTAGTGAAGACGTTCTAGATTATAAACCAGAAGGATTATTATCACAAGATGATGTGAGTACCAATGAGAATTTAGAAGGGTTGGTTATAGCTGCCTATGCAGGTATAGCAAATGATGAAATGGTTGGGCCAATAACGAATCAATGGGTATACGGCAGTGTGCGTGCTGATGACGCTTACAAAGGAGGAGGCGGTATCGGTGATGTAGATGTAATTCATCGTTATGAAATGTATAATCTAACCATTCCAGATTATGGAGATTGGATGACACCTAAAACTTGGGTGAACCATTATAAGGCTATAAGTCGAGCTAATTTTGCCTTAGAATTGATAAATGAAACATCTGAAGCAGATTTTACTACAAAAACGCTAAGACAAGCTGAACTTCGCTTTTTAAGAGCCCATAGTCACTTTATGTTGAAATTGTTATTTAAAAAGGTGCCTTATATAGTTGAAACTATGACGGCTGAAGAAAAAGCTAATGCCACTAATGATATGACCAATGATGAGTTGTGGAATATGATAGCAGAAGATTTCTTATTTGCTTATAATAATTTACCACAAGTTCAAGATGAAGTTGGAAGAGCCGATAAAAATGCAGCTGCAGCTTATTTAGCAAAACTACGTTTATATCAAGCTTACGAGCAAAATGACACTCATCAAGTAACTAGCATAAACCCTGCTAGGTTGCAAGAAGTTATTGATTACGCTGATGATGTTACGGGAGCTTTAGAACCAGATTTTGGAAATAACTTTTTAGATGGATTTGATAATGGACCAGAATCAATTTGGGCAGCTCAATTTTCAATAAATGATGGTACTTTGGTTAGCAGGGTAAGTTTTGTTACAGGGCTTAATTCTCCTCATGGTTCAGTTTTATATGGCTGTTGTGGTTTTCACTTAGCAAGTCAAAATATGGTGAATGCCTTTAAAACGGATACTAATGGCTTACCGCTTTTGGATACATTTAATGATACAGATATTTTTGACTCAGTAGATGGTAATGGTCAAACATCACTTGCTGGTGGAGTTACGTTAGATCCAAGAATAGACCATACCGTTGGTATTCCTGGAAGACCGTTTAAGTACAGAAACATGGTTAACAATGCTGGGGATATGATTTATAACTTTAGTTGGGCTAGAGACCCTGGTGTTTATGGGTATTTTGGAAACATGAAAGAACAACAAGCTCCAGACTGTTCTTGTTATGTAAAAGAGGGGCCGTTTATTGGAACATCAAAAAATGTCGATTTTATTAGATATGCAGATGTTTTATTATGGAAAGCAGAAGCTATGATCCAACTCAATCAAGTGTCTCAAGGTATAGCAATAATAAATCAAATTAGAGACCGTGCAGCTAATAGTACTAACAGACCAATTAATGCTGGTGCTACTGATGTTTATGGTATTGGAACTTATCCATTAACACTTTCAAGTGAAGAAGCGCTTAAAGCGTTAAAGTTTGAACGTCGTTTAGAGTTTGCTATGGAAGGTGCCAGATTTTTTGATTTAGTAAGATGGGGTGAAGCAGCAGAGGTTTTAAATGGTTATGTAGATGTTGAGAAAACAAAAAGAGATTTTTTGGCAAATGCACAATTTACCGCTGGTAGAGATGAATACTATCCAATACCACAAAGAGAAATTGATATAACAGGAGGAATATATATACAAAATCCAGGATATTAA